From one Perca fluviatilis chromosome 10, GENO_Pfluv_1.0, whole genome shotgun sequence genomic stretch:
- the mcts1 gene encoding malignant T-cell-amplified sequence 1: protein MFKKFDDKENVSNCIQLKTSVIKGIKNQLLEQFPDIESWLNHIMPKKDPVKIVRCHEHIEILTVNGELLFFRQREGPFYPTLRLLHKYPFILPHQQVDKGAIKFVLSGANIMCPGLTSPGAKLYPAAADTVVAIMAEGKQHALCVGVMKMSADSIGKVNKGIGIENVHYLNDGLWHMKTYK, encoded by the exons ATTTGATGATAAGGAAAATGTGTCAAACTGTATCCAGCTGAAAACATCAGTGATCAAAGGCATCAAAAATCAGCTGTTGGAACAGTTTCCAGACATCGAGTCATGGCTCAATCACATAATGCCAAAAAAGGACCCTGTCAAAATCGTGAGATG CCATGAACACATTGAAATCCTGACAGTGAATGGAGAACTGCTTTTCTTCAGACAAAGAGAAGGACCATTCTACCCAACCCTCAGACTGTTGCATAAAT ATCCTTTCATTCTTCCACACCAGCAAGTAGACAAAGGGGCCATTAAATTTGTCTTAAGTGGAGCCAACATCATGTGCCCCGGGCTGACGTCACCAGGCGCTAAACTCTACCCAGCTGCAGCCGACACAGTAGTT GCCATAATGGCGGAGGGAAAACAACATGCACTTTGTGTTGGCGTTATGAAGATGTCTGCAGACAGCAT AGGAAAAGTCAACAAGGGAATTGGAATTGAGAACGTTCACTATCTGAATGACGGATTGTGGCACATGAAGACGTATAAATGA